The nucleotide sequence GTTAATAAAAGCTTAAGTGACTGTTTGTACTTGTGTAAGTCTATTTACATTGCTGAATTATTATATCATAAAGCTGTGGGACAATGTAATGTTTATGGAGGGTGTGTGAAATCTTCACATTGCAAAAGTACTTTGGAAATCATTAACATACCTAGGCATTAAAATCAGTTTCATTCTCATCATAAACTGGATTCACAAAGTACACACCACTTGTCTGAGTCATGGAAATTGGGTTCATTTCATTCCCGTGCAGACCAGGAAGGTCAGACATCACGTTGAGGTCGTCAAACATTGGGTTGTCAAATCCATGGTCAAGAGGCCCTACAAGGTCTCCAGTGTCGCTCTTTCTCTTGAAGCTCCTCAGAGAAGGCACAGACGGCATTGATGGCATTTGAACAACGCCCTTGTGAATCAGGGCGACCACAGTGATAATAAGCATAATCATGATCAAGACTCCAAATACAACTCCAACCACCATCCCTGCATTGCCTCCAGACTGGTTGTTACCAGAGGAGGCTTGAAGTTCAGTCGCAGCGATTCCGAGTTTAGAGCCATGGGAACGGGCATCCTCCAAGATCTCCCAGGCCAGAGCCTCTGACCGTGCTCCTGTCTCTCCGTCCATAATAACAACCTGGATCTCAGGTGTGCTACCGAAAGGGACGATCCCCATCAAACGTTGCGACTTGAAGACTTTAGACATGCCCAGCTGGATGGATTCATACTTAGGCCATACAAGAAAGAGCTGATGGATCCTTTGCCTGTAACTCTCTAGGTTGAAACCAGCAGCATAATGGATGGTGATGATGGCCCCGCATACCTCACAGCAGTGTCCGACAGGGAAGAGAGGCTTCTTGCAGTTCAGGGACGGGCATGTCACACTGCTACAGATCCGCTGACGGTTTACAGAGTTCCCACACTCACAGCCAGAAGGATCCCCGCAGCCTGGATTCCCAACAGTGACTGCAGAGGATCCGTGAAACTGCAGCCGACCTGAGCGTGAGCTAAGGTACTCAGAAAACTCAGATCTGCTGTCAAACACCTCCCCCAGCACAGACACGGATTTCACAGGGATGCTAGACTGACTGGAGCTGGTGTCCACTCTAAAGGAGGAGAGGGCTTTAAAAACGACCTCATCGTACTGGCAGGGGACGCTCTCC is from Paralichthys olivaceus isolate ysfri-2021 chromosome 5, ASM2471397v2, whole genome shotgun sequence and encodes:
- the amn gene encoding protein amnionless; translation: MLKRPDVLLLLCLVGATDALYKQWILNTNYENKTNWDKGAVPCGSDIVQFSAQRKVSVFLETAHAVQELRLPVDGEFILYEGAGFYVVSGQDPGCGQGVTARFNDSDSLQWFDPALWQAGVTQNELQRQHFLFSVHEESVPCQYDEVVFKALSSFRVDTSSSQSSIPVKSVSVLGEVFDSRSEFSEYLSSRSGRLQFHGSSAVTVGNPGCGDPSGCECGNSVNRQRICSSVTCPSLNCKKPLFPVGHCCEVCGAIITIHYAAGFNLESYRQRIHQLFLVWPKYESIQLGMSKVFKSQRLMGIVPFGSTPEIQVVIMDGETGARSEALAWEILEDARSHGSKLGIAATELQASSGNNQSGGNAGMVVGVVFGVLIMIMLIITVVALIHKGVVQMPSMPSVPSLRSFKRKSDTGDLVGPLDHGFDNPMFDDLNVMSDLPGLHGNEMNPISMTQTSGVYFVNPVYDENETDFNA